One genomic segment of Brevibacillus laterosporus LMG 15441 includes these proteins:
- a CDS encoding adenosylhomocysteinase, producing MTMVQESIVKDIALAPNGHLKIDWVKEHMPVLNRIRERFEQEKPFAGKKVAISLHLEAKTAYLAKVIQAGGAEVTITGSNPLSTQDDVCAALVEDGIRVFAKYNPSEEEYKELLIKTLETRPDFLIDDGGDLVTLLHGERRDLLENVKGGAEETTTGILRLRALEKEEKLEFPMVAVNDAYCKYLFDNRYGTGQSVFDGINRTTNLVVAGKTVVVAGYGWCGKGVAMRAKGLGAKVIVTEIDAIKAVEAYMDGFEVMSMDEAAKLGDYFVTVTGNRDIIRKAHFESMKDGAILSNAGHFDVEVNKVELNDISTSKRVVRKDIEEFVLQDGRKIYLLAEGRLVNLAAGDGHPAEIMDMTFALQAVGLEYVSKNYEAIGKKVLNVPYELDETVARYKLEALGKNIDKLTPEQKEYLESWVE from the coding sequence ATGACAATGGTTCAAGAAAGCATCGTAAAAGACATCGCCCTAGCACCTAACGGCCATTTAAAGATTGATTGGGTAAAGGAACATATGCCGGTGTTAAACCGAATTAGAGAACGCTTCGAACAGGAAAAACCATTCGCTGGTAAAAAAGTAGCAATCTCCCTTCATTTGGAAGCAAAAACAGCTTATCTGGCAAAAGTGATTCAAGCAGGTGGTGCTGAAGTTACGATTACCGGATCTAATCCTTTGTCAACACAAGATGATGTATGTGCCGCTTTGGTGGAAGATGGTATTCGCGTATTTGCTAAATACAATCCATCCGAAGAAGAGTATAAAGAACTTCTCATTAAAACGCTGGAAACTCGTCCTGATTTTCTAATTGACGACGGTGGGGACCTTGTAACACTTTTACATGGAGAGCGCCGTGATCTATTAGAGAATGTAAAAGGTGGAGCGGAAGAAACCACTACTGGTATTCTACGCTTGCGTGCTCTTGAAAAAGAAGAGAAGCTTGAATTCCCGATGGTAGCTGTTAACGATGCCTATTGCAAGTATCTGTTTGACAATCGTTATGGTACAGGTCAATCCGTATTTGACGGAATCAACCGTACAACAAACCTAGTTGTTGCTGGTAAAACTGTAGTGGTTGCGGGCTATGGCTGGTGCGGTAAGGGCGTAGCTATGCGCGCAAAAGGTTTGGGTGCAAAGGTTATCGTGACAGAAATTGACGCAATTAAAGCTGTAGAAGCATACATGGACGGCTTTGAAGTAATGTCCATGGATGAGGCAGCTAAGCTTGGTGATTACTTCGTTACAGTAACGGGTAATCGCGACATTATCCGCAAAGCTCACTTTGAAAGCATGAAGGATGGAGCTATTTTATCTAATGCTGGCCACTTTGATGTCGAAGTAAATAAAGTAGAGCTGAACGATATATCGACAAGCAAACGTGTTGTTCGTAAAGATATCGAAGAATTTGTCCTGCAAGATGGTCGTAAAATCTATCTGTTAGCGGAAGGTCGTCTTGTGAACCTAGCTGCAGGTGATGGACATCCTGCTGAAATTATGGATATGACCTTTGCTTTGCAGGCAGTAGGACTTGAGTATGTTAGCAAGAACTATGAGGCAATCGGTAAAAAGGTATTAAACGTACCATATGAGCTAGATGAAACAGTGGCTCGCTATAAATTGGAAGCGCTTGGAAAGAATATCGACAAATTGACGCCAGAGCAAAAAGAATACTTAGAAAGCTGGGTCGAATAG
- a CDS encoding YheC/YheD family protein, producing the protein MQKKRIGILTYRNGKRFGEPLFFRHLLTEGEKLGATVFLFSPNDVFESKRQIRGFIPGPDKTWKSKMFDWPDIVIDRYRYYPKPQHKDYLAFRKRPLFTYANSRFSSKWNVYQVLNQQPSMQPWLPETFAYDREVLSNMLQKYPLLYVKPAQGTAGRSILRIKKTSSGYDLLGRGLHLNKVSHKVKTRAELHQYVKEWVKTERLGEEIFLIQQGLQLDLIPDRTVDTRILIQKTGSGEWEVTGLGMRIGGVKSSTSNLHGGGLAKDARKVLTDCFGESAATKIIRNCYSLAHQTAKAVESYYGRMIELGLDVGIDVSGRPYLIEINPKPGRDIFRKLKRNKVYQKAVMRPIQYALYLLKQQ; encoded by the coding sequence GTGCAGAAGAAACGAATCGGAATTTTAACGTATAGAAATGGTAAACGCTTTGGCGAACCGTTATTTTTTCGTCATTTGCTAACAGAGGGAGAAAAGCTTGGGGCGACTGTGTTTTTGTTTTCCCCAAATGATGTATTTGAATCAAAACGCCAAATTAGAGGATTCATTCCTGGGCCTGATAAGACATGGAAAAGTAAAATGTTTGATTGGCCTGATATCGTAATCGATCGCTATCGATATTATCCGAAACCTCAGCATAAGGACTACCTTGCTTTCCGCAAGCGTCCGTTGTTTACCTATGCCAATAGTCGGTTTAGTTCCAAATGGAATGTATATCAGGTGTTAAATCAACAGCCATCTATGCAGCCATGGTTACCGGAGACGTTTGCCTATGATAGGGAAGTATTGAGCAATATGCTGCAAAAGTACCCGCTGCTTTATGTAAAGCCAGCTCAGGGAACGGCGGGTCGCAGTATCCTGCGTATCAAAAAGACCTCTTCGGGTTATGATCTATTGGGAAGAGGGCTACATTTAAATAAGGTGAGTCACAAGGTAAAGACTCGGGCTGAACTTCATCAGTATGTAAAGGAATGGGTAAAAACGGAGAGACTGGGCGAAGAGATTTTTCTTATTCAACAAGGCCTGCAGCTTGACTTGATACCAGATCGAACCGTTGACACACGCATTCTTATTCAAAAGACGGGATCGGGAGAGTGGGAAGTAACAGGTCTTGGTATGCGCATAGGCGGAGTCAAGAGCTCTACCTCAAATCTACATGGAGGAGGGCTAGCAAAAGATGCGCGAAAAGTGCTTACAGACTGTTTTGGTGAATCTGCGGCAACCAAAATTATACGTAATTGTTACTCGCTCGCTCATCAAACAGCAAAAGCGGTGGAATCCTACTATGGACGCATGATTGAATTGGGATTAGATGTAGGAATTGACGTATCAGGTCGACCTTATTTAATCGAAATTAATCCGAAGCCTGGACGCGACATTTTTCGAAAATTGAAACGTAACAAGGTCTATCAAAAGGCAGTCATGCGTCCTATTCAATATGCACTGTATTTACTAAAACAACAATAA